The proteins below come from a single Streptomyces sp. B3I8 genomic window:
- a CDS encoding histidine phosphatase family protein, with protein MAPRILLARHGQTEWSLLGKHTGRTDVPLLEEGRQGAKALGERLHRAPLDGLPGAVVRTSPLLRASETCELAGLGDRAEPWDALLEWDYGAYEGMTPDEIQGMRPGWLLWRDGVPGGEAVAEVSARADEVVSWVRDQERDVVLFAHGHVLRAIGARWLGLPLSFGARVRLSPASLSVLGWAYGEAAIESWNDVGHLAG; from the coding sequence ATGGCACCGCGCATCCTGCTGGCCCGGCACGGACAGACGGAATGGTCCCTGCTCGGGAAGCACACGGGTCGCACGGACGTGCCGCTGCTCGAGGAGGGCCGGCAGGGGGCCAAGGCGCTGGGCGAACGGCTGCACCGGGCACCGCTGGACGGTCTGCCCGGGGCCGTGGTGCGCACGAGCCCGCTCCTGCGCGCGAGTGAGACCTGCGAACTGGCCGGCCTCGGCGACCGGGCCGAGCCCTGGGACGCGCTCCTGGAGTGGGACTACGGGGCCTACGAGGGCATGACGCCGGACGAGATCCAGGGCATGCGGCCCGGATGGCTGCTCTGGCGCGACGGTGTCCCCGGGGGCGAGGCGGTGGCGGAGGTGTCCGCGCGGGCGGACGAGGTCGTGTCCTGGGTACGGGATCAGGAGCGGGACGTCGTGCTGTTCGCCCACGGGCATGTGCTGCGCGCGATCGGGGCGCGGTGGCTGGGGCTGCCGCTGTCGTTCGGGGCGCGCGTGCGGCTGAGCCCCGCGTCGCTGTCGGTACTGGGGTGGGCGTACGGGGAGGCCGCGATCGAGTCGTGGAACGACGTGGGGCACTTGGCGGGGTGA
- a CDS encoding cellulose binding domain-containing protein: MSSTHRRKVSGRNKVIGGVVAAAVAGGGAFALTGTAHAAGVGAVYTKSSTWETGYTGQYVVTNETGAKEADWKLEFDLPAGARISSLWNATSKVSGQHVTVTAPSWDKDGLAANESVTVGFVVSGKGDPTGCRIDGASCSADDGATPEPSGRPSEPATSEPSTRPSKPATPSQSADPKPSSTPSTPDTGNGSAGSAGFAPYVDTSLYPAFDLLAATDATGVKTYNLAFVTDGGGCTPKWGGVSDLGSDAVAAQIGKLRAKGGDVRVSFGGASGSELGTTCSSADALAAAYGKVVDTYKLTKVDFDIEGGALPNTAANTRRAQAIAKLQQSHSGLDVSFTLPVMPEGLTQDGVDLLSNAKSNGVKISAVNIMAMDYGASYNGDMGGYAIQAATATQAQIRSVLGLSDDAAWKAVAVTPMIGVNDVSTEVFKVDDAKQLVDFAKSKGLAWLSMWSATRDKQCAQAKNTADATCSSITQGAFDFSKAFAAYK; this comes from the coding sequence ATGAGCAGTACGCACCGGCGCAAGGTCAGCGGCAGGAACAAGGTGATCGGCGGCGTCGTCGCGGCGGCCGTGGCGGGCGGCGGCGCCTTCGCGCTCACCGGTACCGCGCACGCGGCCGGCGTCGGTGCCGTCTACACCAAGTCCAGCACGTGGGAGACCGGCTACACCGGCCAGTACGTCGTCACCAACGAGACCGGCGCCAAGGAGGCCGACTGGAAGCTGGAGTTCGACCTGCCTGCCGGTGCGAGGATCAGCTCGCTGTGGAACGCCACGTCGAAGGTGAGCGGACAGCACGTCACCGTGACGGCGCCGTCCTGGGACAAGGACGGGCTCGCGGCGAACGAGTCCGTCACCGTCGGCTTCGTCGTCAGCGGCAAGGGCGACCCCACCGGCTGCCGCATCGACGGCGCGAGCTGCTCCGCGGACGACGGCGCCACCCCCGAGCCGAGCGGCCGCCCCTCGGAGCCCGCCACCTCCGAACCGAGCACCCGGCCCAGCAAGCCTGCCACCCCGTCGCAGAGTGCCGACCCCAAGCCCAGCTCCACCCCGTCGACCCCCGACACCGGCAACGGCAGCGCGGGCAGCGCCGGATTCGCGCCGTACGTCGACACCTCTCTCTACCCCGCCTTCGACCTGCTCGCCGCCACCGACGCCACCGGGGTGAAGACCTACAACCTCGCCTTCGTCACCGACGGCGGCGGCTGCACGCCGAAGTGGGGCGGCGTCAGCGACCTGGGCAGCGACGCGGTCGCCGCGCAGATCGGCAAGCTCCGTGCCAAGGGCGGCGACGTCCGCGTCTCCTTCGGCGGCGCCTCGGGCTCCGAGCTCGGCACCACGTGCTCCTCCGCCGACGCGCTGGCGGCGGCGTACGGCAAGGTCGTGGACACCTACAAGCTGACCAAGGTCGACTTCGACATCGAGGGCGGCGCGCTGCCGAACACGGCGGCCAACACCCGGCGTGCCCAGGCCATCGCCAAGCTCCAGCAGTCGCACTCCGGTCTGGACGTCTCCTTCACCCTGCCCGTCATGCCGGAGGGGCTCACCCAGGACGGCGTCGACCTGCTGTCCAACGCCAAGTCCAACGGCGTGAAGATCTCCGCCGTCAACATCATGGCGATGGACTACGGGGCCTCGTACAACGGGGACATGGGCGGCTACGCGATCCAGGCGGCCACCGCGACCCAGGCGCAGATCCGAAGCGTGCTCGGCCTCTCCGACGACGCGGCGTGGAAGGCCGTCGCGGTCACGCCGATGATCGGCGTCAACGACGTGTCCACGGAGGTGTTCAAGGTCGACGACGCCAAGCAGCTGGTGGACTTCGCGAAGTCGAAGGGACTGGCGTGGCTGTCGATGTGGTCCGCGACGCGCGACAAGCAGTGCGCGCAGGCGAAGAACACGGCCGACGCGACGTGCAGCTCGATCACGCAGGGGGCGTTCGACTTCTCGAAGGCCTTCGCGGCCTACAAGTAA
- a CDS encoding spermidine synthase, which translates to MARSARSAKAPKRGEAAKAAKAARASKAVSPAQAAQASKASQASRAEAPTSGRGGGRRAVAEVGASVDGGSARLTPDRDRPRSWSLFLDGAPQSHVDLDDPTRLVFDYQRRLGHVIDLAAPPGRPLHVLHLGGGAFTLARYTAATRPRSTQQVVERDGALVRFVRETLPLDPRARIRVRTLDAREGLARTPDDWADVVLADVFAGARTPAHLTSTEFLVDARRVVRPGGLYAANLTDGPPLTHLRGQIATAAAVFPELALVAEPAVLRGRRFGNAILVASDVPLPVAELTRRAASDPHSARVEHGRALTDFTGGARPVTDADAVASPAPPPTVFD; encoded by the coding sequence ATGGCGAGAAGCGCGAGGTCGGCGAAGGCCCCGAAGAGGGGGGAGGCCGCGAAGGCCGCGAAGGCGGCGAGGGCCTCGAAGGCCGTGAGTCCGGCGCAGGCCGCGCAGGCATCGAAAGCCTCGCAGGCCTCGCGGGCCGAGGCGCCGACGAGTGGCCGGGGCGGCGGTCGGCGGGCGGTCGCCGAGGTCGGGGCGAGCGTCGACGGCGGATCGGCCCGGCTGACGCCCGACCGCGACCGCCCCCGCTCCTGGAGCCTGTTCCTCGACGGCGCCCCGCAGTCGCACGTCGACCTCGACGACCCCACCCGCCTCGTCTTCGACTACCAGCGCCGCCTCGGTCATGTGATCGACCTCGCCGCCCCGCCCGGCCGGCCACTGCACGTGCTGCACCTCGGCGGTGGGGCCTTCACCCTCGCCCGGTACACCGCCGCCACCCGGCCCCGCTCCACCCAGCAGGTCGTCGAGCGCGACGGCGCCCTGGTGCGGTTCGTGCGCGAGACGCTGCCGCTGGATCCCCGCGCGCGGATCCGCGTCCGCACCCTCGACGCCCGCGAGGGACTCGCCAGGACGCCGGACGACTGGGCCGACGTCGTCCTCGCCGACGTGTTCGCCGGGGCCCGCACACCGGCCCACCTCACCTCGACGGAGTTCCTCGTCGACGCGCGCCGGGTGGTGCGCCCCGGCGGCCTGTACGCGGCGAACCTCACGGACGGTCCGCCGCTGACCCATCTGCGCGGCCAGATCGCCACGGCCGCGGCCGTCTTTCCGGAGCTGGCACTGGTCGCGGAACCGGCAGTGCTGCGCGGGCGGCGCTTCGGCAACGCGATACTCGTCGCCTCCGACGTGCCGTTGCCCGTCGCCGAGCTCACCCGCCGCGCGGCCTCGGACCCGCACTCCGCGCGGGTCGAACACGGCAGGGCGCTCACCGACTTCACCGGCGGCGCGCGCCCGGTCACGGACGCGGACGCGGTGGCGTCACCGGCCCCGCCGCCGACGGTGTTCGACTGA
- a CDS encoding HAMP domain-containing sensor histidine kinase has product MRWALVKVCLAVTTMVVVAFAVPLGLVIKEMARDRAFSNAEREAAAVAPALSITTERDQLERVVASAGSDDEGIAVHIPATAGTDGEGNVVSGEGATKALDLGRRRAADKDIEATRKLGRASTSEVKGGSTLLQPVAIGSGAIAVVEVYVPESEVSNGVGTAWAVLAAVGAALIVGSVAVADRLGVRMVQPAQRLVEGAHELGEGKLGARVPEEGPTELRLAAVAFNSMADQVVQLLANERELAADLSHRLRTPLTVLRLNAASLGEGPAADQTRAAVAQLEREVDTIIRTAREAKPQTTAPGPGAGCDAAEVVRERMEFWSALAEDEGRKVRTAGIDRPVRIPVARADLAAALDALLGNVFRHTPEGTAFAVDVHHAEDAVIVLVSDAGPGITDPDAAMARGRGSGSDGSTGLGLDIVRRLAESTGGDVRIGSSVLGGTEVRIWIQLDGCGTTTRGRGHRGRERKRRRVVLAK; this is encoded by the coding sequence ATGAGGTGGGCACTGGTCAAGGTGTGCCTGGCGGTGACCACCATGGTCGTGGTCGCCTTCGCGGTGCCGCTCGGCCTGGTCATCAAGGAGATGGCGCGCGACCGCGCCTTCTCCAACGCCGAGCGGGAGGCGGCGGCCGTGGCGCCCGCGCTCTCCATCACCACCGAGCGGGACCAGTTGGAGCGCGTCGTCGCCTCGGCCGGCTCCGACGACGAGGGCATAGCGGTGCACATACCGGCGACCGCGGGAACCGACGGCGAAGGGAACGTGGTCAGCGGCGAGGGCGCCACCAAGGCCCTCGACCTCGGCCGGCGGCGCGCCGCCGACAAGGACATCGAGGCCACCCGCAAGCTGGGCCGGGCCTCCACCAGCGAGGTGAAGGGCGGTTCCACCCTGCTCCAGCCCGTCGCGATCGGCTCCGGCGCCATCGCCGTGGTCGAGGTGTACGTGCCCGAGTCCGAGGTCAGCAACGGCGTCGGCACGGCCTGGGCGGTGCTCGCCGCCGTCGGTGCCGCACTGATCGTCGGCTCGGTCGCCGTCGCCGACCGGCTCGGGGTGCGCATGGTGCAGCCCGCGCAGCGCCTGGTCGAGGGCGCGCACGAACTGGGGGAGGGGAAGCTGGGCGCCCGGGTGCCCGAGGAGGGACCGACCGAACTGCGGCTCGCGGCGGTCGCCTTCAACTCCATGGCCGACCAGGTCGTCCAACTGCTTGCCAACGAACGGGAACTGGCCGCCGACCTGTCGCACCGGCTGCGCACCCCGCTGACCGTGCTGCGGCTCAACGCGGCCTCGCTCGGCGAGGGCCCGGCCGCCGACCAGACCCGCGCGGCCGTCGCCCAGCTCGAACGAGAGGTCGACACCATCATCCGCACGGCGCGGGAGGCCAAGCCGCAGACGACCGCGCCCGGACCCGGCGCCGGCTGCGACGCGGCCGAAGTGGTGCGCGAGCGCATGGAGTTCTGGTCCGCGCTGGCCGAGGACGAGGGACGCAAGGTACGCACGGCCGGCATCGACCGCCCGGTGCGCATACCCGTGGCCCGCGCCGACCTGGCCGCCGCGCTCGACGCGCTGCTCGGCAACGTCTTCCGGCACACCCCGGAGGGCACCGCCTTCGCGGTCGACGTGCATCACGCGGAGGATGCGGTGATCGTGCTGGTCTCCGACGCGGGACCGGGCATCACCGACCCCGACGCCGCGATGGCCCGGGGACGCGGCTCGGGCAGCGACGGGTCGACGGGGCTCGGGCTGGACATCGTCCGGCGGCTGGCCGAGTCGACGGGCGGCGACGTACGCATCGGCTCGTCCGTCCTCGGCGGCACGGAGGTCCGCATCTGGATCCAGCTCGACGGCTGCGGCACGACGACGCGCGGCCGCGGCCACCGGGGGCGGGAGCGCAAGCGCAGGCGGGTCGTGCTGGCGAAGTGA
- a CDS encoding tetratricopeptide repeat protein, producing MASSAVTSSQSPLPPRPNLAFRQLRGQRSPGEFAAAVRRAAREIGERVSCDARYIGRVEAGEIRCPNYAYERVFLHMFPGRELTDLGFAPRSSVRGRCPRPAADDPPAPRPDPRPDPRPGPHRPNQEESDVQRRAFMTGGTATVAAVSLTPLTAMTPCGPAPDATAAAGRPARRAGAAEADLLEEAVRRIRLLDDRHGADGLHRHAAVPLCTAYALLDADTARRSTADRLYAAAGELAVSVGWLAHDSGRFDDARSYYAEALATARMAGNPALESHAFCNASFLARDAGRPREAVRAAQAAQRTARPLGSHRLLSLLALREAGGWAGLGDRAACERALARAQALFARGPAAADPEWMSFYGEAELEGLEAQCWSTLGDWSRAARHAHRAVRLQDPHFTRNIVLYTAELADDLARGGRPDEAAAAGHRVLDLLGEVRSARVRTMLSGTTRLLLPHRRTAEVATFLDRHGPVPVTDRGPAPVTIPRPTR from the coding sequence ATGGCGTCGTCAGCGGTGACCTCGTCCCAGTCCCCCCTGCCACCGAGGCCGAACCTCGCCTTCCGGCAGTTGCGCGGGCAGCGCTCGCCGGGGGAGTTCGCGGCGGCGGTGCGGCGGGCCGCGCGGGAGATCGGCGAGCGGGTGAGCTGCGACGCCCGGTACATCGGACGGGTGGAGGCGGGGGAGATCCGCTGCCCCAACTACGCCTACGAACGGGTGTTCCTGCACATGTTCCCCGGCCGGGAACTGACCGACCTGGGGTTCGCCCCTCGCTCGTCCGTACGCGGCCGCTGCCCGCGCCCGGCCGCCGACGATCCCCCAGCCCCGCGACCCGATCCGCGGCCCGATCCGCGCCCCGGCCCGCACCGACCGAACCAAGAGGAGAGCGACGTGCAGCGTCGCGCATTCATGACCGGCGGCACCGCCACCGTGGCGGCCGTCTCCCTGACACCCCTGACGGCGATGACGCCCTGCGGTCCCGCTCCCGACGCCACGGCCGCCGCCGGACGCCCGGCCCGCCGCGCGGGCGCCGCCGAGGCCGACCTGCTGGAGGAGGCCGTACGGCGGATCCGGCTGCTCGACGACCGGCACGGCGCCGACGGCCTCCACCGGCACGCGGCCGTCCCGCTGTGCACCGCCTACGCCCTGCTCGACGCGGATACCGCACGCCGTTCGACGGCCGACCGGCTGTACGCGGCGGCGGGCGAGCTGGCCGTCTCGGTGGGCTGGCTGGCGCACGACTCGGGCCGCTTCGACGACGCGCGCTCGTACTACGCGGAGGCGCTGGCGACGGCCCGGATGGCCGGGAACCCGGCCCTGGAGTCACACGCCTTCTGCAACGCCTCGTTCCTGGCCCGGGACGCGGGCCGGCCCCGTGAGGCGGTGCGGGCGGCGCAGGCGGCCCAGCGGACGGCCCGGCCGCTGGGTTCGCACCGGCTGCTGTCGCTGCTGGCGCTGCGCGAGGCGGGCGGCTGGGCGGGGCTCGGCGACCGCGCGGCCTGTGAGCGTGCGCTGGCCCGCGCCCAGGCGCTCTTCGCGCGGGGTCCGGCGGCGGCGGACCCGGAGTGGATGTCCTTCTACGGCGAGGCCGAACTGGAGGGCCTGGAGGCGCAGTGCTGGTCGACGCTGGGCGACTGGTCGCGGGCGGCCCGCCACGCCCACCGCGCGGTGCGCCTGCAGGACCCGCACTTCACGCGGAACATCGTCCTCTACACGGCGGAACTGGCGGACGACCTGGCCCGGGGCGGCCGGCCCGACGAGGCCGCGGCAGCCGGCCACCGCGTGCTCGACCTGCTGGGCGAGGTCCGGTCCGCCCGCGTGCGCACCATGCTGTCCGGCACGACGCGGCTGCTCCTCCCCCACCGCAGGACGGCGGAGGTCGCGACGTTCCTCGACCGTCACGGCCCCGTTCCCGTGACCGACCGCGGTCCCGCTCCCGTCACCATCCCGCGTCCGACGCGCTGA
- a CDS encoding phosphatase PAP2 family protein, translated as MPSGTRSDEKGEGDRMAQTESPDIEAGPRPVPEREQRPQVRPHQDRDRGRDQAPEKPARTRARWWTELPLIVVVYVAYSAGRLIVRGDVPGAVDHGLAILRVEKTLHINAEHPLNRLFTQHAWAGVPADFWYASLHYIVTPAILVWMFRAHAEQYRRVRTWLMTSTFLGLIGFTLLPTCPPRLLHPAHGFVDTMAQYSSYGWWGGEASAPRGMGGMTNQYAAMPSLHVGWALWCGVMLWRHGRTPVARVAGVAYPLLTTIVVMGTANHYLLDAVAGAVVMGVGLLLAGPVMRLAAVLRTVLAARLAPVAAAVRGGGSPIVSGGCQTSAGERIPRQRETRHGPGAEPGAAPADAGDGAAGRGLPYSSAAESLGNAG; from the coding sequence ATGCCATCGGGCACCCGCAGCGACGAGAAGGGGGAGGGCGATCGGATGGCGCAGACCGAATCGCCGGACATCGAGGCGGGTCCGCGGCCCGTGCCGGAGCGCGAGCAGCGCCCGCAGGTCCGGCCGCACCAGGACCGGGACCGGGGCCGGGACCAGGCCCCGGAGAAGCCCGCGCGGACCCGTGCCCGTTGGTGGACGGAACTGCCGCTGATCGTCGTGGTGTACGTCGCGTACTCGGCGGGACGGCTCATAGTGCGCGGGGACGTGCCCGGTGCCGTCGACCACGGCCTGGCGATCCTGCGCGTCGAGAAGACCCTCCACATCAACGCCGAGCATCCGCTCAACCGGCTGTTCACGCAGCACGCCTGGGCCGGCGTCCCGGCCGACTTCTGGTACGCGTCGCTGCACTACATCGTCACCCCCGCGATCCTCGTGTGGATGTTCCGCGCGCACGCGGAGCAGTACCGCAGGGTCCGCACCTGGCTGATGACGTCCACGTTCCTCGGTCTGATCGGCTTCACGCTGCTGCCGACCTGCCCGCCCCGACTGCTGCACCCCGCCCACGGGTTCGTGGACACGATGGCGCAGTACAGCTCGTACGGCTGGTGGGGCGGCGAGGCGAGCGCGCCGCGCGGCATGGGCGGCATGACGAACCAGTACGCGGCGATGCCGAGCCTGCACGTGGGCTGGGCGCTGTGGTGCGGGGTCATGCTGTGGCGCCACGGCCGCACGCCCGTGGCGAGGGTCGCGGGTGTCGCCTATCCGCTGCTCACCACGATCGTGGTCATGGGCACCGCCAACCACTACCTGCTCGACGCGGTCGCCGGGGCCGTCGTGATGGGCGTCGGGCTGCTGCTGGCCGGGCCGGTGATGCGGCTCGCCGCGGTGCTGCGCACGGTTCTCGCCGCGCGGCTGGCGCCGGTCGCCGCGGCCGTGCGCGGCGGCGGTTCCCCGATTGTCAGTGGCGGATGCCAGACTTCCGCGGGTGAGCGAATTCCCCGACAGCGCGAAACCCGCCACGGGCCGGGAGCCGAACCGGGTGCCGCCCCCGCGGACGCGGGGGACGGCGCCGCGGGTAGGGGTCTCCCCTACTCGAGCGCAGCCGAGAGTTTGGGGAATGCTGGCTGA
- a CDS encoding response regulator transcription factor, with product MASVLVVEDDQFVRSALIRHLTDAAHTVRSVGTALEALREVAHFSFDVVILDLGLPDLDGSEALKMLRGITDVPVIVATARDDETEVVRLLNAGADDYLTKPFSVEHLSARMAAVLRRARSGAGEAPVSAVIRVGGLTIDPLRRQAELDGLRLDLTRREFDLLAFLAGRPGVVVPRKELLAEVWQQSYGDDQTIDVHLSWLRRKLGETAARPRYLHTLRGVGVKLEPPRAEPLS from the coding sequence ATGGCAAGTGTGCTCGTGGTCGAGGACGACCAGTTCGTACGCTCCGCGCTCATCCGGCATCTGACCGACGCCGCGCACACCGTGCGCAGTGTCGGCACCGCACTCGAAGCGCTGCGAGAGGTCGCCCACTTCTCGTTCGACGTCGTGATACTCGACCTCGGACTGCCCGATCTGGACGGGTCCGAGGCGCTGAAGATGCTGCGCGGCATCACCGACGTACCGGTGATAGTGGCCACCGCGCGGGACGACGAGACGGAGGTCGTCCGGCTGCTCAACGCGGGCGCCGACGACTACTTGACCAAGCCGTTCTCCGTCGAGCACCTGTCCGCGCGGATGGCCGCCGTGCTGCGTCGGGCCCGGTCGGGCGCGGGCGAGGCACCGGTGTCCGCGGTGATCCGCGTCGGCGGGCTCACCATCGACCCGCTGCGCCGCCAGGCCGAACTCGACGGCCTGCGCCTGGACCTGACCCGGCGTGAGTTCGACCTGCTCGCCTTCCTCGCCGGCCGCCCCGGCGTCGTCGTCCCGCGCAAGGAGCTGCTCGCCGAGGTGTGGCAGCAGTCCTACGGCGACGATCAGACCATCGACGTCCACCTCTCCTGGCTGCGGCGGAAGTTGGGCGAGACGGCGGCCAGGCCCCGCTATCTGCACACCCTGCGCGGCGTGGGCGTGAAGCTGGAGCCGCCGAGAGCGGAGCCGCTGTCATGA